From Lolium perenne isolate Kyuss_39 chromosome 5, Kyuss_2.0, whole genome shotgun sequence, a single genomic window includes:
- the LOC127299708 gene encoding uncharacterized protein, which yields MPRELRALRQRRGLAGAGSGSGSGADPAHDLSARIHAPASVATQGRCGEGEQQAAAAAVGVVVGKGCLKRPRSAAHGGGSGAAKRVSFVAEPQVRVMSPPAVPGAEVGGGESRCPRRVRFRGASSELAGAAAPLRRSMRNASNLGLGVEQVTVAACNSVKFDKKRKRKARENSEHMGVSAQIGVSPRSTRSRGLLPPPVVENKRARRKGPDVKEQTLEDQPAELENRRQPTKPATRSNSYQELASSGEEEYQGQVVALSKVPPLRRSSRNCSKVSRLLLNSNISSGRNNCTGAQEEGNKVKIACLSMHNATKDGTEEGMAKEDEHLKLSWNGGAKDCAGTEEKMVPVVVRKGCLKRTGTDVSSRSSSVAKKVTFKLVEQAGAEVRRPRVIADGEGDAGEAGSTAPLKWSRRNAGNFGADDGVERIAGAVSRNISAKADEEEEDAEEAVDRKRKASENVEDIGYVWLLPNIATTNLSQIVAATKSVANKMATKVVANFGKKLSLYHVGHEANKVG from the exons ATGCCCCGGGAGCTGCGGGCGCTCCGCCAGCGCCGTGGTCTCGCTggcgccggctccggctccggctccggcgccGACCCCGCCCACGACCTCTCCGCACGGATACACGCCCCCGCTTCCGTCGCGACACAG GGTCGATGTGGGGAGGGGGAGCAGCAGGCGGCCGCGGCCGCGGTCGGGGTGGTGGTGGGGAAGGGCTGTTTGAAGCGCCCGCGGAGTGCTGCCCACGGAGGGGGTTCCGGTGCGGCCAAAAGGGTGAGCTTTGTGGCGGAGCCCCAGGTGCGGGTCATGTCACCACCGGCTGTTCCTGGTGCAGAAGTAGGCGGAGGGGAGAGTCGTTGCCCGAGGCGTGTCCGATTTCGTGGTGCTTCTTCTGAATTGGCGGGCGCGGCCGCTCCTCTTAGGCGGTCCATGAGGAATGCATCGAATTTGGGTCTCGGAGTTGAGCAAGTTACTGTAGCTGCGTGTAACTCTGTCAAGTTTGATAAGAAGCGGAAGAGGAAGGCCAGGGAGAATTCTGAGCATATGGGTGTTAGTGCACAAATTGGAGTTTCTCCTAGAAGCACAAGGTCGAGGGGTCTTCTGCCACCACCTGTTGTTGAGAACAAGAGAGCCCGGAGGAAGGGACCAGACGTGAAGGAGCAAACACTTGAGGACCAGCCTGCTGAACTGGAAAATAGGAGGCAGCCTACTAAGCCAGCTACTCGCAGCAACAGTTATCAAGAGCTTGCGTCTTCTGGAGAGGAAGAATATCAAGGACAGGTTGTTGCTCTCTCTAAGGTTCCTCCACTGCGGCGATCTAGCAGAAACTGTTCCAAGGTCAGCAGATTGCTGTTAAATAGCAACATAAGTTCAGGAAGGAATAACTGTACTGGAGCACAGGAGGAGGGCAACAAGGTGAAGATAGCTTGCTTGTCCATGCACAATGCGACCAAGGACGGCACAGAAGAGGGTATGGCAAAGGAAGATGAACATTTGAAGTTATCATGGAACGGCGGAGCTAAG GATTGTGCTGGTACGGAGGAGAAGATGGTCCCGGTGGTGGTGAGAAAAGGGTGTTTGAAGCGTACAGGGACTGATGTGAGCAGCCGGAGCTCCAGTGTTGCCAAAAAGGTTACTTTTAAGTTGGTGGAGCAGGCGGGAGCAGAGGTGAGGAGGCCCCGGGTTATTGCTGATGGCGAAGGTGATGCTGGAGAGGCAGGTTCAACTGCTCCGTTGAAGTGGTCTAGGAGGAATGCGGGGAATTTCGGTGCTGATGATGGAGTTGAGAGGATTGCTGGAGCTGTAAGTCGGAATATCTCTGCCAAGGCtgatgaggaagaggaggatgcaGAAGAAGCAGTTGATAGGAAACGGAAGGCCAGCGAGAACGTTGAGGATATAGGGTATGTTTGGTTGTTGCCTAACATTGCCACAACTAACCTTAGTCAAATTGTGGCTGCTACAAAAAGTGTGGCGAACAAAATGGCCACGAAAGTTGTGGCTAACTTTGGCAAGAAACTGAGTCTATACCATGTGGGCCATGAGGCTAACAAAGTGGGGTAA